In Firmicutes bacterium HGW-Firmicutes-1, a genomic segment contains:
- a CDS encoding PTS galactitol transporter subunit IIC (with GatAB forms a phosphoenolpyruvate-dependent sugar phosphotransferase transporter for galactitol; subunit IIC forms the translocation channel and contains the substrate binding site) encodes MKEAVLYFLSFKSYVVLPVIIFILSMVFRIKLSVAIKSALTIGIGFVGIFMTFDYFVMVISPVVQALIERTGLHYNVLDAGWPPLAAIAWAFPLAPALLVIFMVTNVLLLVLKLTKTVNIDIWNYWHVILAGAMVFQVTHNPVITIFMSIIIFIILLKLSEWSAPMVNDMMDMEGICIPHLAGAAYFPFALIGNKLMNQIPRFNNINANPDVLKKKLGFFGEPMLLGLILGAGLSIGAGYNLRSITEIAINFAAVIYILPIMCGILGGALIPVSEGMKIFIRKTFPSMGETYMGLDVAVLFGSPSIVVTALLLIPVALLLAFLLPGINFIPLGDLTALMVPLAFICLATNGNIIRSFILGIPVIIASLYVASGFASFYTKMAADSGYQMAEYTGTFTSFLDGGNFFRAWMVGIASMNPVSLMLIPFGVILMFVTWKMTRKA; translated from the coding sequence ATGAAAGAAGCTGTTTTATATTTTCTAAGTTTTAAATCTTATGTTGTACTGCCAGTTATCATTTTTATTTTATCAATGGTTTTTAGGATCAAGCTTTCCGTAGCGATAAAATCTGCTCTTACTATAGGTATTGGATTTGTTGGAATTTTTATGACCTTTGATTACTTTGTTATGGTGATTAGTCCTGTAGTTCAAGCTCTCATAGAACGTACTGGACTTCATTACAATGTACTTGATGCAGGCTGGCCGCCTCTTGCAGCAATAGCTTGGGCCTTCCCATTAGCACCTGCACTACTTGTCATTTTTATGGTGACGAATGTCTTACTGTTGGTACTAAAGCTTACCAAAACAGTAAATATTGATATTTGGAATTATTGGCACGTTATCTTAGCAGGCGCTATGGTTTTTCAGGTAACTCATAACCCTGTAATCACAATTTTCATGTCTATAATCATCTTTATCATACTCCTGAAGCTATCAGAATGGAGTGCTCCAATGGTAAACGATATGATGGATATGGAAGGTATTTGTATTCCTCATTTGGCTGGAGCAGCATACTTTCCATTTGCACTCATTGGAAATAAGCTTATGAATCAGATTCCACGGTTTAATAACATAAATGCTAACCCTGACGTCCTTAAGAAAAAACTTGGCTTCTTTGGTGAACCGATGCTACTTGGTTTGATTTTGGGAGCAGGCTTATCTATTGGTGCTGGTTATAATTTAAGAAGTATAACAGAAATTGCAATTAATTTTGCTGCAGTAATTTACATATTGCCTATTATGTGCGGAATATTGGGCGGCGCTTTAATACCTGTTTCTGAGGGAATGAAAATCTTTATTCGAAAAACCTTTCCCTCTATGGGAGAAACCTATATGGGACTTGATGTGGCTGTGCTTTTCGGTTCACCCTCCATAGTAGTTACCGCTCTATTACTCATTCCAGTTGCATTACTTCTCGCCTTTTTACTTCCTGGTATTAACTTTATTCCTCTTGGAGATTTAACCGCCTTGATGGTACCTCTTGCCTTTATTTGCCTGGCTACAAACGGGAATATTATCCGTTCTTTTATACTTGGTATTCCAGTAATCATTGCTAGCCTTTATGTTGCATCAGGTTTTGCTTCCTTTTATACAAAAATGGCTGCTGATTCAGGTTATCAAATGGCTGAATATACAGGCACTTTTACTAGCTTCTTAGATGGTGGTAATTTCTTTAGAGCATGGATGGTAGGCATCGCTTCTATGAACCCCGTTAGCTTAATGCTGATTCCTTTTGGCGTTATCCTGATGTTTGTTACTTGGAAAATGACTAGGAAAGCCTAA
- a CDS encoding LacI family transcriptional regulator, with protein sequence MRILNIKEVARRAGVSIATVSRVINNTTPVSEAVKKRVEDIINETGYRPNSLAKELQNHKTNTIGVIISVAVLDINSLGSTINAITDILKCKGYSIMLANSRFDSKEELDYFKVFQEKRVDGILYFAVNFTEEHYYLLKKYPIPIVMIGQENEFLDFPCVLHDNYHAAKHITEYLIQMGHKEIGYIGLPEYDAAAGKERRKGFETAMRLNNLQINPAYVSEGDFSIESGYTGMKTIIEQSVVKPSAVFASTDFMALGAMHYLSEIGYRIPDDISIVGFDDVDVAAYLNPPLTTIHSDNNAAGRQAATLLLQILEKEDSGIKKFIANYELKIRKSVKDLSSKE encoded by the coding sequence GTGAGAATATTGAACATCAAAGAAGTAGCACGAAGAGCCGGCGTTTCCATTGCTACAGTATCTAGAGTAATAAATAATACAACCCCGGTAAGCGAAGCCGTTAAGAAGAGGGTTGAAGATATTATTAATGAAACAGGATACCGCCCTAACTCTTTGGCTAAAGAATTACAAAACCATAAAACGAATACCATTGGGGTTATTATATCCGTGGCAGTATTGGATATCAACTCCCTGGGTAGTACGATTAATGCCATTACAGACATACTAAAGTGTAAAGGATACAGCATTATGTTGGCCAACAGTAGATTTGATTCTAAAGAAGAATTAGATTATTTTAAGGTCTTTCAAGAAAAGCGAGTAGATGGTATTTTATATTTTGCTGTAAACTTTACAGAGGAACATTATTATCTTTTAAAGAAATACCCCATTCCCATTGTAATGATAGGTCAAGAAAATGAGTTCTTAGATTTTCCTTGTGTTCTACATGATAATTATCATGCAGCCAAGCATATTACGGAATATTTGATTCAAATGGGGCATAAAGAAATTGGTTATATTGGATTGCCGGAATATGATGCGGCTGCCGGAAAAGAAAGACGCAAAGGTTTTGAAACAGCTATGCGATTAAATAATCTTCAGATCAATCCTGCTTATGTTTCTGAAGGGGATTTTTCAATAGAGAGTGGATATACTGGCATGAAAACCATAATTGAACAGTCTGTAGTTAAACCAAGCGCGGTATTTGCCTCTACTGACTTTATGGCGTTAGGAGCAATGCATTATCTATCAGAAATTGGGTATAGGATACCAGATGATATCTCCATTGTAGGTTTTGATGATGTGGATGTCGCAGCATATCTTAATCCGCCTTTAACGACCATTCATTCTGATAACAACGCAGCAGGACGGCAAGCTGCTACACTTTTGCTTCAGATACTTGAGAAAGAAGATTCTGGTATTAAGAAGTTTATCGCAAACTATGAGCTTAAAATACGAAAGAGTGTTAAAGACTTAAGCTCTAAAGAATGA
- a CDS encoding ABC transporter permease has protein sequence MKHLRKSFPFFIAPALIAYILVVIIPFGMGIVYSFTDWKGAYVSDWWVGLKNYEIALTGAEFLYSLRLTLLFTLCNVIFVNVLAFTLALLVTRGFKGSNIFRTTFFLPNLIGGLILGYIWKFVFDVIFDKMLYNATFMEGFRYWLQDEKKAFWALVIVATWQMAGYMMIIYIAAIQNIPEELLEAADVDGAKFFKKLRHIIMPLVTQAFTVTIFLTLSNSFKLLDANLSLTNGEPGRTTELLALHIFKTGQEYGRYGLAQAQSIIFFFMIAVVTLVQVYFSKKKEIES, from the coding sequence ATGAAACATTTAAGAAAATCCTTCCCGTTTTTTATCGCACCAGCTTTAATCGCCTATATTCTTGTAGTGATTATACCTTTTGGTATGGGCATTGTGTATTCATTTACAGACTGGAAAGGCGCGTATGTATCTGACTGGTGGGTTGGTCTTAAAAATTATGAAATTGCATTAACTGGTGCAGAGTTTCTTTATTCATTAAGATTAACACTTTTATTTACACTTTGTAATGTTATTTTTGTTAATGTATTAGCGTTTACTTTAGCTTTATTGGTTACAAGAGGCTTTAAAGGGAGCAATATTTTTAGAACCACTTTCTTTTTGCCAAATCTTATTGGGGGCTTGATTTTAGGTTACATATGGAAATTTGTCTTTGATGTTATCTTTGATAAAATGCTTTATAATGCAACCTTTATGGAAGGCTTTAGATATTGGCTACAAGATGAAAAAAAGGCCTTTTGGGCACTTGTTATTGTTGCAACATGGCAAATGGCAGGGTATATGATGATTATTTATATTGCAGCTATTCAAAATATTCCTGAAGAATTACTCGAAGCAGCGGATGTGGATGGAGCTAAATTCTTTAAAAAATTGAGACATATTATTATGCCTTTGGTAACCCAAGCGTTTACAGTAACAATTTTCTTAACGTTATCAAATTCCTTTAAACTACTAGATGCCAATCTTTCTTTAACAAATGGAGAGCCGGGCAGAACAACAGAGCTTCTTGCGCTACATATTTTCAAAACAGGTCAAGAGTATGGTCGTTATGGCCTAGCGCAAGCTCAATCCATCATATTCTTTTTCATGATTGCTGTTGTTACATTGGTTCAAGTTTATTTCAGTAAAAAGAAGGAGATTGAATCCTAA
- a CDS encoding sucrose-6-phosphate hydrolase, producing the protein MNKKQQADLWITEHKGNINERFRLRYHLMGEVGWVNDPNGFSYYNDYYHLFYQFNPYHSRWGPMHWGHAISLDLVKWIHQEVALAPDSNWDQNGCFSGSAIVHKNQLDILYTGHIVANPIEESLQVQNLAISEDGIHFEKYLNNPVIGANQIPEFATKKDFRDPKIIHMDDRYYMLVASMSTDGVGQILCYEGPDLTNWGFLNVFLKGCKELGKMWECPDLFKLGDTDILMLSPQYMPRQDARFNNLHSAIYILGNSDLKSGVFERTHYYEIDCGFDFYAPQTVTTVDGGIILIAWMDMWEDPKPTDDLHHGWAGAMTLPRLLSLKNNKIYANPVDSIIDYRRNKIEYRNIHMNGAITIPGFCGSCYELFLELDLTDTKDLIFSSYLRVDQQEYTLLTYTQCTNTLSLDRNHSGVGLSGKREIIFANSLESLKLRIFVDISSIEVFINDGEYTMTSRIFPSELSQGIEFYTNQDYVVNEIAKWDIIL; encoded by the coding sequence ATGAATAAAAAACAACAAGCGGACTTATGGATAACGGAGCATAAAGGGAACATTAATGAGAGGTTTAGATTGAGATACCATTTAATGGGTGAAGTCGGATGGGTAAATGATCCAAATGGGTTTTCCTATTATAATGATTATTATCATTTATTTTACCAATTTAATCCCTATCATTCCAGGTGGGGTCCGATGCATTGGGGCCATGCGATAAGCTTAGATTTAGTGAAGTGGATACATCAAGAGGTCGCGCTAGCACCGGACTCCAATTGGGATCAAAATGGTTGCTTCTCAGGAAGTGCAATTGTACATAAAAATCAATTGGACATACTTTATACAGGTCATATTGTCGCAAATCCAATCGAGGAAAGTCTTCAGGTACAGAATTTGGCTATTTCTGAGGATGGGATTCATTTTGAAAAGTATCTTAATAATCCGGTTATTGGAGCGAATCAAATACCAGAGTTTGCTACTAAAAAAGATTTCAGAGATCCTAAAATAATCCATATGGATGACCGTTATTATATGTTAGTTGCCTCCATGTCCACAGATGGAGTGGGGCAAATACTTTGTTATGAGGGACCAGACCTTACAAATTGGGGTTTCTTAAATGTATTTTTAAAGGGGTGTAAGGAGCTTGGTAAAATGTGGGAATGCCCTGATTTATTTAAACTAGGGGATACAGATATACTTATGCTTTCTCCACAATATATGCCAAGACAAGATGCCCGTTTTAACAATCTCCATAGTGCCATTTATATACTTGGAAATAGTGATTTAAAATCAGGAGTCTTCGAGCGTACTCATTATTATGAGATTGACTGCGGTTTCGACTTTTATGCACCACAAACGGTTACTACAGTGGATGGCGGCATCATCTTAATTGCATGGATGGATATGTGGGAAGACCCTAAACCAACAGACGATCTTCATCATGGTTGGGCTGGAGCTATGACCTTACCGAGATTGTTAAGTTTGAAAAACAATAAGATATATGCAAATCCTGTAGACTCGATTATAGACTATCGTAGAAACAAGATAGAATATCGGAATATACACATGAATGGGGCAATTACAATTCCAGGTTTTTGTGGATCTTGTTATGAGTTGTTCCTTGAGCTTGATTTGACAGATACAAAAGACTTGATTTTTTCTAGTTATTTAAGAGTGGATCAACAAGAATATACTTTATTAACCTATACGCAATGTACTAATACACTCAGTTTAGATCGTAACCATTCGGGAGTAGGATTGTCAGGTAAACGTGAGATCATATTTGCGAATAGCTTAGAGAGTTTGAAGCTTAGGATATTTGTTGATATATCTAGCATAGAAGTATTCATAAACGATGGAGAATACACCATGACCTCTAGAATATTTCCATCGGAGCTGTCACAAGGAATCGAGTTTTATACGAACCAAGATTATGTTGTGAATGAGATAGCTAAATGGGACATTATTTTGTAG